From Capricornis sumatraensis isolate serow.1 chromosome 19, serow.2, whole genome shotgun sequence:
CCTCCTGTGCGCCTGGTGCCCAAGGTCAAGTTTgagaaggtggaggaggaggaggaggtctaCGAGGTGTCGGTGCCCGGCGGCGATGACAAGGATGCTGGCCCAGCAGAGGCCCCGGCCGAGGCAGCTAGCGGCGGCTGCGAGGCCCTGGTGCAGAGCAGCGCGGTCAAGATGATCGACCTCAGCGTCTTCAGCCGCAAGCCCCGGACGCTGCGACACCTGCCCCGCACCCCGCGGCCGGAGCTGGACGTAGCCCCCTTCGACCCCCACTTCCCCGACCCGGCCCGGGATGCCTTCGCTGAGCCCAGCATGGCGCTGCCCAGGCCGGAGGCCCTGTCTGTGGAGTGCAGCTTCGAGCCGCCGCACCTGCCCCCGCTGAGCGACCCCGAGCCCCCTACCATGGAGTCCCCGGAGCCCGTGAAGCCGGAGCAGGGCTTCGTGTGGCAGGAGGTGGGCGAGTTCGAAGCGGACACAGCCGGCTCGACGGTGGAGCGCCACAAGAAGGCCCAGCTGGACCGGCTGGACATCAATGTGCAGATCGACGACTCGTACCTGGTGGAGGCCGGCGACCGGCAGAAGCGCTGGCAGTGTCGCATGTGCGAGAAATCCTACACGTCCAAGTACAACCTGGTGAcgcacatcctgggccacaacgGCATCAAGCCGCACTCCTGCCCGCACTGCAGCAAGCTCTTCAAGCAGCCCAGCCACCTGCAGACGCACCTGCTGACGCACCAGGGCACCCGGCCACACAAGTGCCAGGTGTGCCAGAAGGCCTTCACGCAGACCAGCCACCTCAAGCGCCACATGCTGCTGCACTCGGAGGTCAAGCCCTACAGCTGCCACTTCTGCGGCCGCGGCTTCGCCTACCCCAGCGAGCTCAAGGCCCACGAGGTGAAGCACGAGAGCGGCCGCTGCCACGTGTGCGTCGAGTGCGGCCTGGACTTCTCCACGCTGACGCAGCTCAAGCGCCACCTGGCCTCCCACCAGGGCCCCACCCTCTACCAGTGCCTGGAGTGCGACAAGTCCTTCCACTACCGCAGCCAGCTGCAGAATCACATGCTCAAGCACCAGAACGTGCGGCCCTTCGTGTGCACCGAGTGCGGCATGGAATTCAGCCAGATCCACCACCTCAAGCAGCATTCGCTCACCCACAAGGTAAGGACGCCATGCGCCACCCCGCACCCTGGCCAGACCTGGCCTCTGGAACCTCCCTGCCGGCCACAACCGCCCAGGGCCTCCTGAGTCTCTGCTCTCTCCTGCCGAGCTTTCATCCAGAGCTTCCCATAGTGCTGGATGAGACCGCTTAGGTGGtgaatgttcttttctttctttcctcaatatgtgtgtgctcagtcacttgagtcgtgttcgactctgcaacccccgtggactgtagctctccaggctcctctgtccatgggattttccaggtaagagtactggagtgggttgcagtttcttcctccaggggatcttcctacccaaggattaaacccctGTCCccagcatctcctgtattgcaggcagattcttagccagcagatcaccagggaattcccaaatggttctttttttttatcgttatatttattttgatgttgttgttgttcagttgctcagttgtgtccaactccttgcaccCCATGccctgcagcacgtcaggcttcccagtccttcaccatctcccggagtttgctcagatccat
This genomic window contains:
- the ZNF710 gene encoding zinc finger protein 710, with the protein product MEGFMDSGTQTDAVVVLSLAQAAVLGLVSENELFGATISAEAFYPDLGPELSGAAIGEPRPPGPDVYQLACNGRALEEPAEEEVLEVEAAFEKHTRRKTRPPVRLVPKVKFEKVEEEEEVYEVSVPGGDDKDAGPAEAPAEAASGGCEALVQSSAVKMIDLSVFSRKPRTLRHLPRTPRPELDVAPFDPHFPDPARDAFAEPSMALPRPEALSVECSFEPPHLPPLSDPEPPTMESPEPVKPEQGFVWQEVGEFEADTAGSTVERHKKAQLDRLDINVQIDDSYLVEAGDRQKRWQCRMCEKSYTSKYNLVTHILGHNGIKPHSCPHCSKLFKQPSHLQTHLLTHQGTRPHKCQVCQKAFTQTSHLKRHMLLHSEVKPYSCHFCGRGFAYPSELKAHEVKHESGRCHVCVECGLDFSTLTQLKRHLASHQGPTLYQCLECDKSFHYRSQLQNHMLKHQNVRPFVCTECGMEFSQIHHLKQHSLTHKGVKEFKCEVCGREFTLQANMKRHMLIHTSVRPYQCHICFKTFVQKQTLKTHMIVHSPVKPFKCKVCGKSFNRMYNLLGHMHLHAGSKPFKCPYCSSKFNLKGNLSRHMKVKHGVMDIGLDSQDPMMELTGTDPSELDSQQEMEDFEENAYAYTGVDGSAEASVLTEQAMKEMAYYNVL